Proteins co-encoded in one Dasypus novemcinctus isolate mDasNov1 chromosome 18, mDasNov1.1.hap2, whole genome shotgun sequence genomic window:
- the LOC131272945 gene encoding zinc finger protein 350-like isoform X3: protein MQWPLENQNNLKSMERDHDHKHNSSENIFHVCRNHVTLKQSHDKLSIYGKTLNSNSYLVNQNRSAVKNLDEFHRCEKSLFHTKQQKSYTGIKYKKYGNTINHSQLITHQTEKGKKHHECMECGKAFVRKSLLTKHQRTHTRKKLHRCNICEETFSRKFQLNAHLRTHRREKPYKCIKCGKAFSKKAELTMHQQTERGVKPHGCSECGKAFSRKSQLIAHQKIHTGEKPYICSHCGKGFIQKGNLLIHQRIHTGEKPYGCNECGKAFSHKSRLIAHQRFHTGESPYVCNECGKACSQKSNLISHQRTHTGEKPYECSECGKGYSTKSILSRHQRIHTGEKPYGCSDCGKAFSRKSCLIKHKGTHAREKCIDSVKDENSSSGNHSALCVRDPIKEENSMKTVTMELPSVASQASLTILADRNVVLVGQPVARCAPSGEFAQERNDVNAVNVLVPSVINYVLFYVTGNT, encoded by the coding sequence ATGCAGTGGCCCTTGGAAAACCAAAACAACCTTAAAAGTATGGAAAGAGACCATGACCATAAACATAActcatctgaaaatatttttcatgtctgCAGAAATCATGTTACTTTAAAGCAAAGCCATGATAAACTTAGCATATATGGAAAAACATTGAACTCTAATTCATATTTAGTTAACCAGAATAGAAGTGCAGTGAAGAACCTTGATGAGTTTCATAGATGTGAGAAATCATTATTTCATACTAAGCAACAGAAAAGTTATACCggaattaaatacaaaaaatatggaAACACCATCAATCATTCACAACTCATTACACATCAgactgaaaaaggaaagaaacaccaTGAATgtatggaatgtgggaaagcctttgtGAGAAAGTCTCTGCTCACTAAGCATCAAAGGACTCATACAAGAAAGAAACTTCACAGATGCAATATATGTGAGGAAACTTTCTCTAGAAAGTTTCAGCTCAATGCACATCTGAGAACTCATAGAAGAGAGAaaccatataaatgcattaagtGTGGTAAAGCCTTCAGTAAGAAAGCAGAACTCACTATGCATCAGCAAACTGAAAGAGGAGTAAAGCCCCATGGATGCAGTGAGTGTGGGAAAGCTTTCTCCAGGAAGTCACAACTCATTGCCCATCAGAAAATTCATACAGGAGAGAAACCATATATATGCAGTCATTGTGGAAAAGGCTTCATCCAGAAGGGTAATCTCCTTATACATCAgcgaattcatactggagagaagccctatggATGCAacgaatgtgggaaagccttcagtcataAATCACGCCTCATTGCACACCAGCGATTTCACACAGGAGAGTCTCCCTATGTATGCAATGAGTGTGGAAAAGCCTGCTCTCAGAAGTCGAATCTGATTAGTCATCAAAgaactcacacaggagagaagccctatgaatgtaGCGAATGTGGGAAAGGCTACTCCACAAAGTCAATACTCAGTAGACATCAGAGAATCcatacaggagagaaaccctatggaTGCAGTGACTGTGGGAAAGCCTTTTCCCGTAAGTCATGCCTCATTAAACACAAAGGAACTCATGCAAGAGAGAAATGTATAGATTCAGTTAAGGATGAAAATTCTTCCTCAGGGAATCACAGTGCATTATGTGTCAGAGATCCCATAAAAGAGGAAAATTCTATGAAAACAGTGACTATGGAACTGCCTTCTGTGGCGAGCCAAGCATCATTAACAATCCTGGCTGACAGGAATGTAGTCCTTGTGGGACAGCCTGTTGCCAGATGTGCACCATCAGGAGAATTTGCACAAGAGAGAAATGATGTGAATGCAGTAAATGTGTTAGTGCCTTCAGTTATCAATTATGTCTTATTTTATGTCACAGGAAACACATAG
- the LOC131272945 gene encoding zinc finger protein 350-like isoform X2 — translation MTKAQGSLSFDDVAVQFTWEEWQLLGPAQKDLYRNVMLENYSNLVSLGYQATKPVGICKLEKGDRPWTVKEEIHGQSSPVRKIDEHMQWPLENQNNLKSMERDHDHKHNSSENIFHVCRNHVTLKQSHDKLSIYGKTLNSNSYLVNQNRSAVKNLDEFHRCEKSLFHTKQQKSYTGIKYKKYGNTINHSQLITHQTEKGKKHHECMECGKAFVRKSLLTKHQRTHTRKKLHRCNICEETFSRKFQLNAHLRTHRREKPYKCIKCGKAFSKKAELTMHQQTERGVKPHGCSECGKAFSRKSQLIAHQKIHTGEKPYICSHCGKGFIQKGNLLIHQRIHTGEKPYGCNECGKAFSHKSRLIAHQRFHTGESPYVCNECGKACSQKSNLISHQRTHTGEKPYECSECGKGYSTKSILSRHQRIHTGEKPYGCSDCGKAFSRKSCLIKHKGTHAREKCIDSVKDENSSSGNHSALCVRDPIKEENSMKTVTMELPSVASQASLTILADRNVVLVGQPVARCAPSGEFAQERNDVNAVNVLVPSVINYVLFYVTGNT, via the exons ATGACCAAGGCCCAA GGATCACTGTCATTTGACGATGTGGCTGTGCAGTTCACCTGGGAGGAGTGGCAGCTGCTGGGCCCTGCTCAGAAGGACCTGTACCGGAACGTGATGCTGGAGAACTATAGCAACCTGGTGTCACTGG GGTATCAAGCTACAAAACCAGTTGGAATCTGCAAGTTGGAGAAAGGAGACAGGCCATGGACAGTAAAGGAAGAAATCCATGGTCAGAGCTCTCCAG TCAGGAAAATTGATGAGCATATGCAGTGGCCCTTGGAAAACCAAAACAACCTTAAAAGTATGGAAAGAGACCATGACCATAAACATAActcatctgaaaatatttttcatgtctgCAGAAATCATGTTACTTTAAAGCAAAGCCATGATAAACTTAGCATATATGGAAAAACATTGAACTCTAATTCATATTTAGTTAACCAGAATAGAAGTGCAGTGAAGAACCTTGATGAGTTTCATAGATGTGAGAAATCATTATTTCATACTAAGCAACAGAAAAGTTATACCggaattaaatacaaaaaatatggaAACACCATCAATCATTCACAACTCATTACACATCAgactgaaaaaggaaagaaacaccaTGAATgtatggaatgtgggaaagcctttgtGAGAAAGTCTCTGCTCACTAAGCATCAAAGGACTCATACAAGAAAGAAACTTCACAGATGCAATATATGTGAGGAAACTTTCTCTAGAAAGTTTCAGCTCAATGCACATCTGAGAACTCATAGAAGAGAGAaaccatataaatgcattaagtGTGGTAAAGCCTTCAGTAAGAAAGCAGAACTCACTATGCATCAGCAAACTGAAAGAGGAGTAAAGCCCCATGGATGCAGTGAGTGTGGGAAAGCTTTCTCCAGGAAGTCACAACTCATTGCCCATCAGAAAATTCATACAGGAGAGAAACCATATATATGCAGTCATTGTGGAAAAGGCTTCATCCAGAAGGGTAATCTCCTTATACATCAgcgaattcatactggagagaagccctatggATGCAacgaatgtgggaaagccttcagtcataAATCACGCCTCATTGCACACCAGCGATTTCACACAGGAGAGTCTCCCTATGTATGCAATGAGTGTGGAAAAGCCTGCTCTCAGAAGTCGAATCTGATTAGTCATCAAAgaactcacacaggagagaagccctatgaatgtaGCGAATGTGGGAAAGGCTACTCCACAAAGTCAATACTCAGTAGACATCAGAGAATCcatacaggagagaaaccctatggaTGCAGTGACTGTGGGAAAGCCTTTTCCCGTAAGTCATGCCTCATTAAACACAAAGGAACTCATGCAAGAGAGAAATGTATAGATTCAGTTAAGGATGAAAATTCTTCCTCAGGGAATCACAGTGCATTATGTGTCAGAGATCCCATAAAAGAGGAAAATTCTATGAAAACAGTGACTATGGAACTGCCTTCTGTGGCGAGCCAAGCATCATTAACAATCCTGGCTGACAGGAATGTAGTCCTTGTGGGACAGCCTGTTGCCAGATGTGCACCATCAGGAGAATTTGCACAAGAGAGAAATGATGTGAATGCAGTAAATGTGTTAGTGCCTTCAGTTATCAATTATGTCTTATTTTATGTCACAGGAAACACATAG
- the LOC131272945 gene encoding zinc finger protein 350-like isoform X1, whose amino-acid sequence MTKAQGSLSFDDVAVQFTWEEWQLLGPAQKDLYRNVMLENYSNLVSLGYQATKPVGICKLEKGDRPWTVKEEIHGQSSPEVRKIDEHMQWPLENQNNLKSMERDHDHKHNSSENIFHVCRNHVTLKQSHDKLSIYGKTLNSNSYLVNQNRSAVKNLDEFHRCEKSLFHTKQQKSYTGIKYKKYGNTINHSQLITHQTEKGKKHHECMECGKAFVRKSLLTKHQRTHTRKKLHRCNICEETFSRKFQLNAHLRTHRREKPYKCIKCGKAFSKKAELTMHQQTERGVKPHGCSECGKAFSRKSQLIAHQKIHTGEKPYICSHCGKGFIQKGNLLIHQRIHTGEKPYGCNECGKAFSHKSRLIAHQRFHTGESPYVCNECGKACSQKSNLISHQRTHTGEKPYECSECGKGYSTKSILSRHQRIHTGEKPYGCSDCGKAFSRKSCLIKHKGTHAREKCIDSVKDENSSSGNHSALCVRDPIKEENSMKTVTMELPSVASQASLTILADRNVVLVGQPVARCAPSGEFAQERNDVNAVNVLVPSVINYVLFYVTGNT is encoded by the exons ATGACCAAGGCCCAA GGATCACTGTCATTTGACGATGTGGCTGTGCAGTTCACCTGGGAGGAGTGGCAGCTGCTGGGCCCTGCTCAGAAGGACCTGTACCGGAACGTGATGCTGGAGAACTATAGCAACCTGGTGTCACTGG GGTATCAAGCTACAAAACCAGTTGGAATCTGCAAGTTGGAGAAAGGAGACAGGCCATGGACAGTAAAGGAAGAAATCCATGGTCAGAGCTCTCCAG AAGTCAGGAAAATTGATGAGCATATGCAGTGGCCCTTGGAAAACCAAAACAACCTTAAAAGTATGGAAAGAGACCATGACCATAAACATAActcatctgaaaatatttttcatgtctgCAGAAATCATGTTACTTTAAAGCAAAGCCATGATAAACTTAGCATATATGGAAAAACATTGAACTCTAATTCATATTTAGTTAACCAGAATAGAAGTGCAGTGAAGAACCTTGATGAGTTTCATAGATGTGAGAAATCATTATTTCATACTAAGCAACAGAAAAGTTATACCggaattaaatacaaaaaatatggaAACACCATCAATCATTCACAACTCATTACACATCAgactgaaaaaggaaagaaacaccaTGAATgtatggaatgtgggaaagcctttgtGAGAAAGTCTCTGCTCACTAAGCATCAAAGGACTCATACAAGAAAGAAACTTCACAGATGCAATATATGTGAGGAAACTTTCTCTAGAAAGTTTCAGCTCAATGCACATCTGAGAACTCATAGAAGAGAGAaaccatataaatgcattaagtGTGGTAAAGCCTTCAGTAAGAAAGCAGAACTCACTATGCATCAGCAAACTGAAAGAGGAGTAAAGCCCCATGGATGCAGTGAGTGTGGGAAAGCTTTCTCCAGGAAGTCACAACTCATTGCCCATCAGAAAATTCATACAGGAGAGAAACCATATATATGCAGTCATTGTGGAAAAGGCTTCATCCAGAAGGGTAATCTCCTTATACATCAgcgaattcatactggagagaagccctatggATGCAacgaatgtgggaaagccttcagtcataAATCACGCCTCATTGCACACCAGCGATTTCACACAGGAGAGTCTCCCTATGTATGCAATGAGTGTGGAAAAGCCTGCTCTCAGAAGTCGAATCTGATTAGTCATCAAAgaactcacacaggagagaagccctatgaatgtaGCGAATGTGGGAAAGGCTACTCCACAAAGTCAATACTCAGTAGACATCAGAGAATCcatacaggagagaaaccctatggaTGCAGTGACTGTGGGAAAGCCTTTTCCCGTAAGTCATGCCTCATTAAACACAAAGGAACTCATGCAAGAGAGAAATGTATAGATTCAGTTAAGGATGAAAATTCTTCCTCAGGGAATCACAGTGCATTATGTGTCAGAGATCCCATAAAAGAGGAAAATTCTATGAAAACAGTGACTATGGAACTGCCTTCTGTGGCGAGCCAAGCATCATTAACAATCCTGGCTGACAGGAATGTAGTCCTTGTGGGACAGCCTGTTGCCAGATGTGCACCATCAGGAGAATTTGCACAAGAGAGAAATGATGTGAATGCAGTAAATGTGTTAGTGCCTTCAGTTATCAATTATGTCTTATTTTATGTCACAGGAAACACATAG